Proteins encoded by one window of Leptospira barantonii:
- a CDS encoding adenylate/guanylate cyclase domain-containing protein, with translation MAFRRTIGASASEDRLEKLIQDRLQPGADKSKIDQRIWDLFGEDWCVMFTDLSGFSRGVEKFGIIHFLQTIHESERILIPIIEDHDGILLKSEGDSFLVIFRNVGKGIESAIKMQQELVSYNQDKIPEEKILLCVGLGYGKVLKIGDTDVFGSEVNTASKLGEDMAEAGEILVTHSVYEQVSEKHLKFEALSEAPAGTSKAYKLIY, from the coding sequence ATGGCATTTCGAAGAACGATCGGAGCGAGCGCATCCGAAGACAGACTTGAAAAATTGATTCAAGATAGACTCCAACCGGGAGCGGACAAGTCGAAAATCGATCAACGGATCTGGGATCTTTTCGGAGAAGATTGGTGTGTGATGTTCACGGATCTTTCCGGATTTTCAAGAGGGGTTGAAAAGTTCGGCATCATACATTTTCTACAAACGATTCACGAATCGGAAAGAATTCTGATTCCAATCATTGAAGACCACGACGGGATTCTTTTGAAATCGGAAGGAGACAGCTTCTTAGTCATCTTTAGAAACGTAGGAAAGGGAATCGAATCCGCGATCAAAATGCAACAAGAACTTGTTTCCTACAATCAGGATAAAATTCCGGAGGAGAAAATTCTTCTTTGTGTAGGTCTCGGTTACGGTAAGGTTTTGAAGATCGGCGACACTGACGTATTCGGTTCCGAAGTAAACACGGCGAGTAAACTTGGCGAGGATATGGCGGAGGCCGGAGAAATTCTAGTGACCCATTCCGTTTACGAACAGGTGTCCGAAAAACATCTGAAATTCGAAGCACTTTCAGAAGCGCCCGCCGGAACCTCGAAAGCGTATAAACTCATCTACTAA
- a CDS encoding alpha/beta hydrolase, with the protein MIQLDHYPAVKKTKTSSQNRPPILFVHGAWHGAWCWKDCFVPHFQKAGYEVYSIDLRGHGNSPNGSGSFRWNSIRNYVQDVEKIIGSLPQTPILIGHSMGGLVVQKTLEKTNAPKAVLLASVPPHGVFRITLELLVKFPIKFLKVLGTLSLLPIVEDKKIARELFFSKLLNEDKALGYASKMQNESFLAFLDMLLFCLPSPKKVKTPILVLGGEKDRFFVPWEVKRTAKAYQTEAEIFSGMGHNMMLDAGWEKVADRIETYLGTSSDSVVVAKKQKPAPKKKAKPKKKVKKK; encoded by the coding sequence ATGATTCAACTAGACCATTACCCCGCAGTCAAAAAGACTAAAACTTCTTCGCAGAACCGTCCTCCGATCCTTTTCGTTCACGGAGCTTGGCACGGGGCCTGGTGTTGGAAGGATTGTTTCGTTCCGCATTTTCAAAAAGCGGGTTACGAAGTTTACTCGATCGACTTGAGAGGACACGGAAACAGTCCGAACGGAAGCGGATCGTTTCGATGGAACTCGATTCGAAACTACGTTCAGGACGTTGAGAAAATAATCGGCAGTCTACCTCAGACTCCGATTTTGATCGGACATTCAATGGGAGGACTCGTCGTTCAAAAAACATTAGAAAAAACGAATGCACCCAAGGCGGTTCTTCTTGCGAGCGTTCCACCTCACGGAGTTTTTCGGATCACCTTGGAGCTTTTGGTTAAGTTTCCGATCAAGTTCTTGAAGGTTCTCGGCACACTTTCCCTTCTTCCGATCGTGGAAGACAAAAAAATCGCCCGTGAACTGTTCTTCTCCAAATTGTTAAACGAAGACAAGGCTCTCGGGTACGCGTCTAAGATGCAAAACGAATCCTTCCTCGCGTTTTTAGACATGCTACTTTTCTGTCTTCCAAGTCCTAAAAAAGTAAAAACTCCGATTCTCGTTTTGGGCGGAGAGAAGGATCGTTTTTTTGTTCCCTGGGAAGTAAAAAGAACCGCAAAAGCGTATCAGACCGAAGCCGAGATTTTTTCAGGTATGGGCCACAACATGATGTTGGACGCCGGCTGGGAAAAGGTCGCGGACCGGATCGAAACGTATCTCGGAACCTCTTCGGACTCGGTCGTTGTTGCGAAAAAACAAAAACCGGCTCCCAAGAAAAAGGCGAAACCGAAAAAGAAGGTTAAGAAAAAATAA